From Priestia filamentosa, a single genomic window includes:
- the gnd gene encoding phosphogluconate dehydrogenase (NAD(+)-dependent, decarboxylating), producing the protein MKIGLIGLGKMGINLGQNLLDQRHQVVAFDVNEEAVEEMRKYGGTGTSSLKELIHSLETPRVLWMMIPHTVVDSVIEEMTPLLEKGDIVIEAGNSHYKESINRYNQLKEKGIHFMDVGTSGGIEGARHGACYMIGGDPEAWNLVEPIFRDTAVENGYFYAGKAGSGHFLKMVHNGIEYGMMAAIGEGFEVLEKSEFDYNYEGVARVWNNGSVIRSWLMELSENAFSKDAKLDDIRGIMHSSGEGKWTVETALDLQTATPVIAMSLLMRYRSLENDTFTGKVVAALRNEFGGHAVEKK; encoded by the coding sequence ATGAAAATTGGGTTAATTGGTTTAGGGAAAATGGGTATAAATTTAGGTCAAAATCTATTAGACCAACGTCACCAGGTTGTAGCATTTGATGTAAATGAAGAGGCTGTTGAAGAAATGAGAAAGTATGGAGGTACAGGCACATCTAGTTTAAAGGAACTTATTCATTCATTGGAAACACCTAGAGTTCTTTGGATGATGATTCCCCATACTGTTGTAGATTCAGTTATTGAGGAAATGACGCCTCTGTTAGAAAAAGGAGATATTGTAATCGAAGCAGGTAACTCTCACTATAAAGAATCTATTAACCGTTATAATCAGTTAAAAGAAAAAGGGATTCATTTTATGGATGTGGGGACTTCAGGTGGAATAGAAGGGGCTCGTCATGGGGCTTGTTATATGATTGGTGGAGATCCTGAAGCATGGAATTTAGTCGAACCTATATTCCGTGATACAGCTGTAGAAAATGGATATTTTTATGCAGGAAAAGCGGGAAGTGGGCATTTCTTAAAAATGGTTCATAATGGTATTGAATATGGAATGATGGCAGCAATTGGTGAGGGATTTGAAGTATTAGAAAAAAGTGAATTTGATTATAACTATGAAGGAGTAGCAAGAGTATGGAATAATGGTTCGGTTATTCGCTCATGGCTTATGGAACTATCAGAAAATGCTTTTTCTAAAGATGCTAAATTGGATGATATTAGAGGTATTATGCATTCTTCAGGTGAAGGAAAATGGACAGTTGAAACAGCTTTAGATTTACAGACAGCCACTCCAGTTATTGCAATGTCTTTATTAATGCGCTATCGATCATTAGAAAACGACACATTTACAGGAAAAGTTGTAGCAGCTCTCCGAAACGAATTTGGCGGTCATGCTGTAGAAAAAAAATAA
- a CDS encoding sugar phosphate isomerase/epimerase family protein codes for MEVKVGTAPDSWGVWFPENEKQIDWERCMNEMAESGYQGIELGPWGYLPNEYEKLKNELEKRNLELTATTLVGDLMSEEKTREMMDLLDEMAKLQLQFESAKYVVLIDDCYTDLFTGELVRPRTLNDAEWSNFVSNILKIRDYAKIQYGLEVVFHPHAQSHIETEEQIERLLDDTDINLCLDTGHHAYADGDPGAFMKKHHKRIPYLHVKSCDLKIREKMQRENWPFAKAVSNDIMCEPELGVVDMKAFVEVLESIDFKGWAIVEQDMYPAPFDKPFPIAKRTREYLKVIGMS; via the coding sequence ATGGAAGTTAAAGTTGGCACAGCACCAGATTCTTGGGGAGTATGGTTTCCAGAAAACGAGAAGCAAATTGATTGGGAAAGATGCATGAATGAAATGGCGGAATCAGGATATCAAGGTATTGAATTAGGGCCATGGGGATATCTTCCGAATGAGTATGAGAAGTTAAAAAATGAACTTGAAAAAAGGAATCTCGAATTGACGGCAACAACACTTGTAGGAGATCTTATGTCTGAAGAGAAAACAAGAGAGATGATGGATCTACTAGATGAGATGGCTAAACTTCAGCTCCAATTTGAAAGTGCAAAATATGTTGTTTTAATCGATGACTGCTACACAGACCTTTTTACAGGTGAGCTAGTAAGACCGCGAACTTTGAACGATGCTGAGTGGAGTAATTTTGTGAGTAATATTCTGAAAATACGCGATTATGCCAAAATACAGTATGGCTTAGAAGTCGTATTCCATCCACATGCTCAAAGTCATATCGAAACAGAAGAACAAATCGAGCGTCTTTTAGATGATACAGATATTAATCTTTGCCTTGATACAGGTCATCATGCCTACGCAGATGGAGATCCTGGGGCATTTATGAAAAAACATCACAAAAGAATACCTTATTTACATGTAAAGAGTTGTGATTTAAAAATACGAGAAAAAATGCAGAGAGAAAATTGGCCGTTCGCTAAAGCAGTAAGCAATGATATTATGTGTGAGCCAGAACTAGGTGTTGTTGATATGAAAGCATTTGTAGAAGTGTTAGAAAGCATTGACTTCAAAGGTTGGGCAATTGTAGAACAGGACATGTACCCTGCACCGTTTGACAAACCATTCCCAATTGCGAAAAGAACAAGAGAATACTTAAAAGTTATTGGCATGAGTTAA
- a CDS encoding MarR family winged helix-turn-helix transcriptional regulator produces the protein MEGNQRHNLLDNWLSIINVQTNIANTLERALEEQYSLSLKEFYVLYFLSQTDDKQLRLQQLQEMVGLSQSAISRLVGRMEAKSCGALERHLCEDDRRGIYTRLTSLGEEKLNKALATFEEILQSILAEGKMQSEWQSFLNKFQ, from the coding sequence ATGGAGGGCAATCAAAGACATAATCTTCTAGATAATTGGCTATCCATCATTAATGTCCAAACAAACATTGCAAATACATTAGAACGTGCACTAGAGGAACAATACAGTCTATCATTAAAAGAGTTTTATGTTCTTTATTTTTTATCACAGACAGATGATAAGCAATTAAGACTTCAGCAGTTGCAAGAGATGGTCGGATTGAGTCAAAGTGCGATTTCAAGGTTAGTTGGAAGAATGGAAGCAAAAAGCTGTGGAGCATTAGAGAGACACTTATGTGAAGATGACCGTCGAGGTATTTACACTCGGTTAACATCACTAGGGGAAGAAAAATTAAACAAAGCTTTAGCTACTTTTGAAGAAATTCTTCAATCAATCTTAGCAGAAGGAAAAATGCAAAGTGAGTGGCAATCGTTTCTAAACAAATTTCAATAA
- a CDS encoding sugar porter family MFS transporter, translated as MRNVKVSDESIQVKVPEKKDPRKFLTLVIIVSTFGGLLFGYDTGVVNGALPFMAQPDQLNLTAFTEGVVASSLVLGAAFGSLFGGRLSDNKGRRKSLMYLSILFFFSTLGCVFSPNLAVIVFFRFLLGLAVGGASVIVPSYLAEMSPADRRGRMVTQNELMIVTGQFLAFMINAIIGNTFGDTGHVWRYMLVIAALPAIALWIGVAILPESPRWLVTKGKLGDALQVLQKIRKEGHAQQELHEINQYIEAEKKIEKIGFKDLNTPWIRRIVFLGIGIGVISQFTGINSIMYYGTKILQDSGFGTKAALIGNVANGLIAVIACIIGMSLMNKVNRRAMFLFGLTGVTLSLILIGISSIVLEGSSMLPYITLSLTVLYLAFFQGAVGPLTWLILSEIFPARLRGLGMGIAVLCLWLANFLVGLFFPVLLSGVGISATFFVFAVFGIIGLIMIAKFLPETRGLSLEQIERNFKRESELKI; from the coding sequence ATGCGAAATGTGAAGGTTTCCGATGAGTCAATTCAAGTAAAAGTTCCTGAGAAAAAAGATCCTCGAAAGTTTTTAACATTAGTCATTATTGTATCAACTTTTGGGGGATTATTGTTTGGGTATGATACTGGAGTTGTAAATGGAGCACTTCCTTTTATGGCTCAGCCTGATCAGTTAAATCTTACGGCTTTTACTGAGGGAGTAGTAGCAAGTTCTTTAGTATTAGGGGCTGCTTTTGGTTCATTATTTGGTGGTCGTTTATCAGATAATAAAGGACGCCGAAAAAGCCTTATGTATCTTTCCATTCTTTTCTTCTTTTCTACACTTGGTTGTGTATTTTCGCCAAATTTAGCTGTTATCGTGTTTTTTCGTTTTCTATTAGGCCTAGCTGTTGGTGGCGCTTCTGTTATTGTTCCATCATATCTTGCTGAAATGTCTCCTGCCGATAGGCGTGGTAGAATGGTAACTCAAAACGAATTGATGATTGTAACAGGACAGTTTCTTGCTTTTATGATTAACGCCATTATTGGAAATACTTTTGGAGACACAGGGCATGTATGGCGCTATATGTTAGTGATTGCTGCATTACCAGCCATTGCATTGTGGATTGGAGTAGCAATATTACCTGAAAGCCCACGCTGGTTAGTGACAAAAGGAAAATTAGGGGATGCACTGCAAGTTCTTCAAAAAATTAGAAAAGAAGGACACGCCCAGCAAGAGTTACATGAGATTAATCAATATATTGAAGCGGAGAAAAAAATCGAAAAAATTGGATTTAAAGATTTAAATACCCCGTGGATTCGTCGAATTGTCTTCCTTGGAATAGGGATTGGTGTCATTTCACAATTTACAGGTATTAACTCCATTATGTACTACGGCACAAAAATTCTTCAAGATTCAGGATTTGGTACAAAAGCCGCTTTAATCGGCAATGTAGCCAACGGACTGATCGCGGTAATTGCGTGTATCATTGGAATGTCGCTTATGAATAAAGTGAATAGACGTGCTATGTTTCTCTTTGGTTTAACGGGTGTAACTTTGTCTCTTATTTTAATTGGTATTTCTTCTATTGTACTGGAAGGATCTTCAATGCTCCCCTACATTACCTTATCTTTGACAGTTCTCTATTTAGCCTTTTTTCAAGGAGCAGTTGGTCCATTAACATGGTTAATACTTTCAGAAATTTTCCCTGCGCGCCTACGCGGTCTAGGGATGGGAATTGCTGTTTTATGTTTATGGCTTGCGAACTTCTTAGTTGGGCTGTTTTTCCCTGTACTGCTTAGTGGAGTTGGAATCTCAGCAACATTTTTCGTATTTGCTGTTTTTGGTATCATCGGTTTAATTATGATTGCTAAGTTTTTACCAGAAACAAGAGGGTTATCATTAGAACAGATTGAGCGTAATTTTAAAAGAGAGTCAGAACTAAAAATATAA
- a CDS encoding MFS transporter gives MLQGQKRWLYIIVPVFFFWFFGQIDKVGISVIQTDPEFLDALGITGENKNAKIGLLSFVFTIAYGVSNLFWGFIIDKLGARKTAIAGLCVWTLTMISSGLSTSYEMFLISRIILGFGEGMMIPVSGKFISAWFNKIELGRAQASWLTGNYLGPAIGSVVLVLVISSFHWQAAFFMLAAFNLFINIPMFIFLTRNTPEEHPGVSKDELAFIRQADYEKEEKLAENKNFAQDYRFWLVWIGMLVNSFLFFGISIWLPTYLIEAKGFEQEGMSSITSLSWLFALGFVLACGFLADKTNRPSLMATILFSMTALFLTLAVFIPNPILAGVCMGLAMGCQGGVFHLSNMLIVKYSTPKTAGRAAGLLGFANIMGGFSSYIMGWLRDLSDGDFSTSIAMLIFTSLLGVSAYVFTIKKESSELHENYLSIQKTNGPDSKTL, from the coding sequence ATGTTGCAGGGACAAAAAAGATGGTTGTATATTATCGTACCCGTTTTCTTTTTTTGGTTCTTCGGACAAATCGATAAGGTTGGGATTTCTGTCATTCAAACAGACCCTGAATTTTTAGATGCACTTGGGATAACAGGTGAAAATAAAAATGCAAAAATTGGCCTCCTTTCATTTGTGTTTACTATTGCATATGGGGTGTCAAATCTCTTTTGGGGCTTCATTATCGACAAATTAGGTGCACGAAAAACTGCTATTGCCGGATTATGCGTTTGGACGCTTACTATGATTTCATCAGGTCTCAGTACTTCATATGAAATGTTTTTAATAAGCCGAATTATTCTTGGATTTGGAGAAGGAATGATGATACCTGTATCTGGTAAGTTTATTTCTGCATGGTTTAATAAAATTGAATTAGGACGTGCTCAGGCATCATGGCTTACAGGAAACTATTTAGGGCCTGCTATTGGATCCGTTGTACTTGTACTCGTTATTTCATCATTTCACTGGCAAGCAGCTTTCTTTATGTTAGCAGCCTTTAACTTATTTATTAATATCCCTATGTTTATCTTCCTCACAAGAAATACACCAGAAGAACATCCTGGAGTTAGTAAAGATGAACTCGCTTTTATCCGGCAGGCGGATTATGAAAAAGAAGAAAAACTAGCCGAGAATAAAAATTTTGCTCAAGATTACCGTTTCTGGCTTGTCTGGATTGGGATGCTAGTAAACTCTTTTCTCTTCTTTGGAATTAGTATTTGGCTCCCTACATATCTCATAGAAGCCAAAGGATTTGAACAAGAAGGCATGTCAAGCATTACTTCACTTTCCTGGTTATTTGCGCTTGGGTTTGTTTTAGCATGTGGTTTTCTTGCCGATAAAACAAATCGCCCAAGTTTAATGGCAACCATTTTATTTTCAATGACAGCCCTTTTTTTAACACTAGCTGTTTTTATCCCTAATCCAATTTTAGCGGGAGTTTGTATGGGACTAGCAATGGGCTGTCAGGGAGGAGTTTTCCATCTAAGTAATATGCTAATAGTAAAATATTCAACGCCTAAAACAGCTGGACGGGCAGCTGGTTTGTTAGGATTTGCAAATATTATGGGCGGCTTTTCAAGCTATATTATGGGATGGCTTCGTGATTTATCAGATGGTGACTTCAGTACATCAATTGCTATGTTAATTTTCACATCCCTTCTAGGTGTAAGCGCTTACGTATTTACTATTAAGAAAGAATCTTCTGAACTTCATGAAAATTACTTGTCTATTCAAAAAACGAATGGTCCTGACTCTAAAACTCTTTAA
- a CDS encoding Gfo/Idh/MocA family protein, which translates to MKEIRIGLVGAGWMGKAHTNAFLNALMLYGPQAGKPVFEVVADVNVEAAKTACEKLGFARWANNWQEVVTDSNVDVIDIATPNAFHYEVAKAALENGKHVYCEKPLTLSAEESKILAELAKQKGVVNYVGYNNVMNPANAYIKELVSSGKLGKIMRFSGTYDQDGLLDPTLPITWRHVNKHSGSGALGDLGSHLLSVSQFILGDISRVNALSKIVIPQRPVQAGSSELADVENDDLITILAEYKNGAVGTIGASRVATGRKNYLTFEIQGTEGSVCYSLERMNEVNVYFASDDSADRGFRTVFLGPDHKGYSAFYPASGIAIGYNDMKVLEVHELLAAISEGKPYACDFEFGWKIDEIVSAILKSASEQSWVDVQTLVEVK; encoded by the coding sequence ATGAAAGAAATTAGAATTGGACTTGTTGGTGCTGGATGGATGGGGAAGGCTCACACTAACGCGTTTTTAAATGCACTAATGCTGTATGGCCCACAAGCAGGAAAACCTGTTTTTGAAGTTGTTGCAGATGTGAACGTTGAAGCAGCGAAAACGGCATGCGAAAAATTAGGTTTTGCAAGATGGGCAAATAATTGGCAAGAAGTTGTGACAGATTCAAATGTGGATGTCATTGATATTGCGACACCAAATGCTTTTCACTACGAAGTAGCAAAAGCAGCGTTAGAAAATGGTAAACATGTATATTGTGAAAAACCACTGACACTTTCTGCAGAGGAGTCTAAAATATTAGCCGAACTTGCTAAACAAAAAGGTGTTGTCAATTATGTTGGTTACAATAACGTAATGAATCCTGCAAACGCTTATATTAAAGAACTTGTTTCTTCCGGAAAATTAGGTAAGATTATGAGATTCTCTGGAACATATGATCAAGACGGTCTGCTAGACCCGACATTGCCGATCACATGGCGTCATGTTAACAAACATTCTGGAAGCGGTGCTCTTGGAGATCTTGGCTCTCACTTACTTAGCGTTTCTCAGTTTATCCTTGGTGATATTAGCCGTGTAAATGCTTTATCGAAAATTGTTATTCCACAAAGACCCGTACAAGCTGGTTCATCAGAGTTAGCGGATGTAGAAAATGATGACTTGATTACGATTCTTGCCGAGTATAAAAACGGGGCAGTTGGTACAATAGGAGCAAGCCGCGTTGCAACAGGACGAAAAAACTACTTAACGTTTGAAATTCAAGGTACAGAAGGTTCCGTTTGCTATTCACTAGAGAGAATGAACGAAGTAAATGTTTATTTTGCATCTGATGACAGTGCTGACAGAGGATTTAGAACCGTATTCCTTGGGCCAGATCACAAAGGTTACAGTGCATTCTATCCAGCATCCGGAATTGCAATTGGGTACAATGACATGAAAGTTTTAGAAGTACATGAGCTGCTTGCTGCCATTTCAGAAGGTAAACCATATGCATGCGATTTTGAATTTGGTTGGAAAATTGATGAGATTGTAAGCGCTATTTTAAAATCCGCTTCAGAACAATCGTGGGTAGACGTTCAAACATTAGTAGAAGTGAAATAA
- the fsa gene encoding fructose-6-phosphate aldolase gives MKFFIDTANLEDIKKSYKIGILSGVTTNPSLVAKEGIKFEDRIEEICKIVPDVESVSAEVTPDAVTAEEMIAQAEELIKINNGDKKITIKLPMTLEGLEATRYLSKKGVKTNVTLIFTVNQALLAARAGATYVSPFLGRLDDISENGVYLVSKIAELFRVQNIDSQIIAASVRHPDHVTRVALAGAHIATIPYAVIEQLVKHPLTEQGIEKFAADWEKAVKK, from the coding sequence ATGAAATTTTTTATTGATACTGCAAACCTTGAGGATATTAAGAAATCATACAAAATCGGTATTTTATCTGGGGTGACAACGAACCCATCTTTAGTTGCAAAAGAAGGCATAAAGTTTGAAGACCGTATTGAAGAAATTTGTAAGATAGTACCAGATGTTGAATCCGTTTCTGCAGAGGTAACGCCAGATGCTGTTACAGCCGAAGAAATGATCGCTCAAGCTGAAGAATTAATTAAAATTAACAATGGAGATAAAAAGATAACCATTAAACTTCCTATGACATTAGAGGGATTAGAGGCAACACGTTATCTTTCTAAAAAAGGTGTAAAAACAAACGTAACACTTATTTTTACAGTGAATCAAGCTCTTTTGGCAGCTCGTGCTGGTGCAACTTATGTTTCTCCATTCTTAGGACGCCTAGATGATATCTCTGAAAATGGAGTATATTTAGTATCTAAAATTGCAGAACTATTCCGAGTTCAAAATATAGATTCTCAAATTATTGCTGCATCTGTAAGACATCCTGATCATGTCACGCGTGTGGCACTTGCAGGTGCTCATATTGCAACAATCCCTTATGCTGTCATTGAGCAATTAGTGAAGCATCCTTTAACTGAGCAAGGAATTGAAAAATTTGCAGCTGATTGGGAAAAAGCAGTTAAAAAGTAA
- a CDS encoding small acid-soluble spore protein H has protein sequence MDAQRAQEISNSTDMANIMYNGKSVYIEHVDQENGTATIHNIDEPNNKQSVSISDLTEQ, from the coding sequence ATGGATGCGCAAAGAGCACAAGAAATTTCTAATTCAACGGACATGGCAAATATAATGTATAATGGAAAAAGTGTTTATATTGAACATGTAGACCAAGAAAATGGGACAGCTACAATTCATAATATTGACGAACCAAATAATAAACAAAGTGTTTCTATATCAGATTTAACAGAACAATAA
- a CDS encoding NADH:flavin oxidoreductase/NADH oxidase, translating into MNDLFTPYKLKGLEMKNRIVMPPMCQYSVNAKDGIATDFHYLHYVSRAIGGAGFIIIEMTDVEPDGRISDFDLGLWSDDQIPALKRIVEACHKYGAKVGIQIAHAGRKAEDAEVPVAPSAIAFDENYKQPRALSTEEVREMVEKFRKAVQRAVKAGVDAIEIHGAHGYLIHQFHSPLTNKRDDEYGEDLTKFGCEVLRAAKEEMPEDMPLIMRISAKEYVEAGYDIEESIEFAKKYQEEGVDIFDISSGGEGPIGAGGRPGTHAGYQVPLAREIKKALNVPVIAVGRLDEPTLANAVIGNEEADLIAVGRGMLRNPYWALEASKKLNKETEIPKQYVDGFRR; encoded by the coding sequence ATGAACGATTTATTTACGCCTTATAAACTAAAAGGGCTGGAGATGAAAAACCGTATTGTTATGCCTCCCATGTGTCAATATTCAGTAAATGCGAAAGATGGAATTGCGACAGACTTTCACTATCTACATTATGTAAGTCGGGCAATCGGTGGAGCTGGATTTATTATAATTGAAATGACAGATGTAGAACCAGACGGACGAATTTCAGATTTCGACTTAGGTTTATGGTCTGATGATCAAATTCCAGCACTCAAACGCATTGTAGAGGCTTGTCACAAATACGGAGCGAAAGTAGGCATCCAAATTGCCCACGCAGGACGTAAAGCAGAAGATGCAGAAGTTCCTGTAGCACCGTCCGCCATTGCTTTTGATGAAAATTATAAACAACCTCGTGCACTTTCAACTGAAGAAGTGAGGGAAATGGTTGAAAAGTTCCGTAAAGCGGTACAACGTGCAGTGAAAGCAGGCGTTGATGCGATTGAAATTCATGGTGCTCATGGCTACTTAATTCATCAATTTCATTCTCCATTAACAAACAAACGTGATGATGAGTATGGAGAAGATTTAACGAAGTTTGGTTGTGAAGTTCTTCGTGCAGCTAAAGAGGAAATGCCAGAAGATATGCCATTAATAATGCGTATTTCTGCAAAAGAATATGTAGAAGCTGGATATGATATCGAAGAAAGCATCGAATTTGCAAAAAAATATCAAGAAGAAGGCGTTGATATCTTTGACATCTCTTCAGGTGGAGAAGGTCCAATCGGGGCAGGAGGACGTCCTGGAACACACGCGGGATACCAAGTACCTCTTGCAAGAGAAATAAAAAAAGCGCTTAATGTTCCTGTTATTGCTGTAGGAAGATTAGATGAACCAACACTTGCTAACGCAGTGATTGGAAATGAGGAAGCAGACCTCATTGCGGTTGGCCGAGGCATGTTAAGAAATCCTTACTGGGCATTAGAAGCATCGAAAAAATTAAACAAAGAAACTGAAATTCCTAAACAATACGTGGATGGTTTTAGACGCTAA
- the zwf gene encoding glucose-6-phosphate dehydrogenase: MESMTFVLFGATGDLAKRKIFPALYNLFLDEKIPPSISIIGSGIEEMSDIDFQNGVRQSVETFSRRLINNHSKIEDFISSFCYKALDATNNKDYEDLLDLVQRREEELGIPENRMFYLSVAPDFFDLIALNIKESGLGSTKGWKRLIIEKPFGHDLTSAQDLNEKLSQAFKEDEIYRIDHYLGKSMVQNLEALEFANPILQSLWNNQHIANVQITASETVGVEKRADYYDQAGAIRDMVQNHMLQLVMMTAMHLPKKLSSHEIRDEKRKVMESLRSIKKEDVGLHIIRGQYDAGEIHGQPVVKYTDEPKIDSSSQNDTFVAARLWIDNSFWNGVPFYIRTGKRMKDKSTRIVIEFKNYLKDLYENQDETVEPNLLIIEINPHENVALQLNSKNPLKNGKIEPVRVEFAADQKGAPEAYERLIFDALTGDSTFFAHWKEVELAWEWIQPILEAFEENLLPLYLYSSGSYGPDEANHLLDEDGFKWWLDEEYVERKN, translated from the coding sequence ATGGAATCGATGACTTTTGTTTTATTTGGAGCGACAGGAGATTTAGCAAAAAGAAAAATTTTCCCTGCTCTGTATAATCTGTTTTTAGATGAGAAAATCCCTCCATCTATTTCTATTATTGGGTCAGGTATAGAAGAAATGTCTGATATAGATTTTCAAAATGGGGTGAGACAATCAGTAGAAACTTTTTCTCGACGATTGATAAATAACCATTCAAAAATAGAGGATTTTATAAGCTCTTTTTGTTACAAAGCCTTAGATGCGACAAATAATAAAGACTATGAAGATTTATTAGATCTTGTTCAGCGACGTGAAGAAGAACTAGGGATTCCAGAAAATCGGATGTTCTATTTATCGGTAGCACCAGATTTTTTCGATCTTATTGCATTAAATATTAAAGAAAGTGGATTAGGTTCTACGAAAGGGTGGAAGCGTCTTATTATTGAAAAACCATTTGGGCATGATTTGACATCTGCGCAAGATTTAAACGAAAAATTAAGTCAAGCCTTCAAAGAAGATGAAATTTATCGAATTGATCATTATCTTGGAAAGTCGATGGTTCAAAACTTGGAGGCTTTAGAATTTGCCAATCCTATTCTTCAATCATTATGGAATAACCAACATATTGCTAATGTTCAGATTACAGCAAGTGAGACGGTCGGAGTAGAAAAAAGAGCTGATTATTATGATCAAGCAGGCGCAATTCGGGATATGGTTCAAAATCACATGCTACAACTCGTAATGATGACTGCTATGCATCTTCCTAAAAAACTTAGTTCACACGAAATCCGTGATGAAAAGAGGAAAGTGATGGAGTCACTTCGTTCAATAAAGAAAGAAGATGTAGGTCTGCATATTATCCGAGGTCAATATGATGCAGGTGAAATTCATGGTCAACCAGTTGTGAAATATACCGATGAACCTAAAATTGATTCTTCTTCTCAAAATGATACATTTGTAGCTGCACGCTTATGGATTGATAATTCCTTTTGGAATGGAGTACCTTTTTACATTCGAACTGGAAAAAGAATGAAGGATAAGTCAACTCGAATTGTCATTGAATTCAAAAACTACTTAAAAGATCTGTACGAAAATCAGGATGAGACAGTTGAACCAAATCTCTTAATTATTGAAATTAACCCCCATGAAAATGTAGCTCTACAATTGAATAGTAAAAACCCATTAAAAAATGGAAAAATCGAACCGGTTAGAGTGGAGTTTGCAGCAGATCAAAAAGGGGCACCTGAAGCTTATGAACGTCTCATTTTCGATGCTTTAACAGGTGATTCCACATTCTTTGCTCATTGGAAAGAAGTTGAATTAGCTTGGGAGTGGATTCAACCAATATTAGAAGCCTTTGAAGAAAATCTTTTGCCTCTTTATTTATACTCATCAGGTTCCTATGGTCCAGATGAAGCTAATCATTTACTAGATGAAGACGGCTTCAAATGGTGGCTTGATGAAGAATATGTGGAACGTAAAAATTAG
- a CDS encoding MBL fold metallo-hydrolase has translation MIYLIAVLLVLCLAIVLFINFHPVFGGSVKKEQKENYSSLNNYKNGRFINLVPTNEKVGVGDMFSMLKDSFRNREERKPNQNLPIVEVDWNKVNSEKDSLTWFGHSAFLLSIDGKKLLVDPMLGSVASPVSFVGSKRYSQDTLTIIERLPRIDAVLLTHDHYDHLDYLSIRKLKNKVEHFFVPLGVRPHLLRWGIVKEKVTELNWWEEREFRGLTVALTPSKHFSGRGVFNRNTTLWGGWVVLGQKTRFYTSGDGGYDAHFKEIGKKYGPFNLTLMEGGQYDRRWSDIHMKPEESVQANIDVGGKQMMLIHWGAFTLAFHPWTEPVERALIEAQKEGVNMVVPRIGETVELTGEISHSSSVWWRM, from the coding sequence ATGATTTATTTAATCGCTGTTTTACTTGTATTATGTCTGGCCATTGTATTATTTATCAACTTTCATCCTGTATTTGGGGGAAGTGTAAAGAAAGAACAAAAGGAGAATTATAGTAGCCTTAATAATTATAAAAATGGAAGATTCATAAATTTAGTACCAACGAATGAGAAGGTGGGTGTTGGTGATATGTTCTCTATGCTTAAAGATTCTTTTAGGAATAGAGAAGAGCGCAAACCGAATCAAAACCTCCCTATTGTTGAGGTTGATTGGAATAAAGTCAACAGTGAAAAGGATAGTTTAACTTGGTTTGGTCACTCTGCTTTTTTACTTAGTATTGATGGGAAAAAACTGCTCGTCGATCCCATGTTAGGTTCCGTGGCTTCACCAGTTTCGTTCGTAGGAAGTAAACGTTATAGCCAAGATACATTAACAATTATTGAACGGTTACCTCGTATTGATGCTGTCCTTCTTACTCATGATCATTATGACCACCTTGATTATCTGTCAATCCGAAAGTTAAAGAATAAAGTGGAACATTTCTTTGTTCCTCTCGGTGTTAGGCCGCACCTTCTTCGGTGGGGCATTGTCAAAGAAAAAGTCACTGAACTAAACTGGTGGGAGGAAAGGGAGTTTCGCGGCTTAACAGTAGCGCTAACACCATCAAAACACTTTTCTGGAAGAGGGGTTTTTAATCGAAATACAACTCTATGGGGAGGATGGGTTGTTCTTGGACAAAAAACACGTTTTTATACGAGCGGAGACGGGGGATATGATGCCCATTTCAAGGAAATCGGAAAAAAATATGGACCGTTTAATCTGACCTTGATGGAAGGTGGCCAATATGATCGACGCTGGTCTGATATTCATATGAAGCCCGAAGAATCTGTGCAGGCTAATATCGATGTAGGGGGAAAGCAGATGATGTTAATCCATTGGGGAGCTTTTACACTTGCTTTTCATCCTTGGACGGAACCTGTCGAACGGGCCTTAATAGAAGCACAAAAAGAGGGGGTGAATATGGTAGTTCCTAGGATTGGAGAAACTGTTGAATTAACAGGAGAGATATCACATTCATCTTCTGTTTGGTGGAGAATGTAA